From one Alosa alosa isolate M-15738 ecotype Scorff River unplaced genomic scaffold, AALO_Geno_1.1 AALO_1.0_unplaced_398, whole genome shotgun sequence genomic stretch:
- the LOC125290325 gene encoding uncharacterized protein LOC125290325, producing the protein MEAFLIQVSVMKEARNYRHSPLTPEAAGTSSDDEGTLTPLRFGGKLRCPLAGCASRHKLLVRLDKHLVSVHGKGGTRLSELMQRAKKAAIDERAQAEHTDIASDVAALRETLNVLSQSVDSLCKKVEADKAPDNAPLRPARPPLAPRSPKSGGFGSRFGTSFQPRARKSPQRPPSTAGSQRGRDTEHDYPEDSQASTSVTPRLDKIIRLFKTPSSPRNELQSVQNLRQRSAYVRKFLLHMAGDRVMLTALWYS; encoded by the exons ATGGAAGCTTTCTTGATCCAAGTGTCCGTCATGAAG GAGGCTAGAAACTACAGACACAGTCCGCTGACGCCAGAAGCTGCCGGGACATCGTCGGACGACGAAGGCACACTAACCCCCCTGAGGTTTGGGGGGAAGCTCCGCTGCCCCCTGGCGGGATGCGCCAGCCGTCACAAGCTGCTCGTCCGTCTGGACAAACACCTGGTGAGCGTGCACGGGAAAGGTGGGACCCGGCTCTCTGAGCTCATGCAGCGTGCCAAAAAGGCGGCGATAGACGAACGGGCGCAGGCCGAACACACAGACATTGCGAGCGACGTTGCCGCTCTGAGAGAAACCTTGAATGTGCTGAGTCAAAGTGTGGACAGCTTGTGCAAGAAGGTTGAGGCTGACAAAGCGCCTGACAATGCCCCCCTCAGGCCAGCCCGCCCGCCTCTCGCGCCAAGGTCACCGAAGTCTGGCGGGTTCGGGTCTCGCTTTGGCACCAGCTTCCAGCCTCGGGCGCGCAAGTCTCCCCAAAGACCGCCATCCACCGCCGGGTCACAGAGGGGCAGGGACACAGAGCATGACTACCCGGAGGATAGCCAGGCCAGCACCTCCGTCACCCCAAGACTGGACAAAATCATTCGCCTTTTCAAGACTCCCAGTTCGCCCAGAAATGAACTCCAAAGCGTCCAGAATCTTCGCCAGAG